Part of the Chitinivibrionales bacterium genome, ACCTTCGAAGGGCCGTATCAGGACGAGGCCGCTTGGTCGCCCCGCGGTGATAAGATTGCCTACACGTCATTGACAAAAGGTGAATTTCAAATCTGGGTCATCCAGCCCGACGGTTCAAATCCGGTCCAATTAACCTCTTCCCCGGGCTCGAAGGAAAACCCCACATGGTCGCCCGACGCCTCGCACATCGCCTTTTCGTGGAAGACCGGGGGCAAGACAGACATCTTCATCACGCGCAATGACGGATCGCACCTGAGCAGGATCACGAACTTCGGCAAGGCCATCATGCCTTCATGGGCTCGGCCATAGGCAAAAAAAAACACCCCGGAGACACAGAGAATTCAGACACGTTCACGTTGGAAACTTAAAGTTGAAAGCGCTAGGTTACCTTCAACTTTCCCCCTTTAGCCTCCAACGCCATGCCATTTTTCTCCGTGCCCCCGAGGCGATCCTTGTCTTGACTGCTTTGCCTTACCGCTCGCTCAATGGCGGCTGCAGGCCCTGCAACACCGTGAACTCGTCGCGCCTGTTTTTCGCATGGCATGATTCGTCGGTGCACCCCGTCACCGCGAGGCGGTCTTTTCCGTATGAAACCACCTCGATGCGGCCTGCAGACACACCTAGATTCACGAGAAAGTCCTTTGCGGCCTGCGCGCGGCGCTGGCCCAGGCCGAGATTATAATCCTCAGACCCGCGCTCGTCGCAGTTTCCCGCGCTCAGGATCCGCATTGCCGGATGATCCGTCATGAATTTGGCGATGATGGTCAGCCTGCTCTCGCCGTCGGACTTGATCACCGACTTGTCAAAGTCGAAGTAGATGTCCTGCAGTGCCTCTTTGGCCTGTTTCTGGAGCTCTCCGGCAAGCGCCGCTTCCTTGAACATCGTGGAGTCCACCGGTGCGGGCGCAACCGGCGCCTCCGGCGCGGGCTTGGGTGCCTCGACCACGGGTGGCGATGCCTGTTGAACCTTTGTCACCTTTTTCTGACACCCGCCCGTTCCCACTGCAATCAATAAGCATGCGAATAATGGCAGCAGTGCAAGTCTCTTCAGTCTCATACACCCTCCTTGTTGATTTTAAAAATCGCTCGCGAAATCGTTTTTCCGTCGGATACAACCCGCCGCAACCGTTTCGTGAACATTGCTCGTCTTTTACGATTGCAAAACAAAGGCCAAGAATTCTTTCCGTCCATTGATGGGTTTGGAGACTTTCATTTTCAAGCTTAATTTTCAATTTTGGGAATTGCCATGAGAAGCCGGGGAGGCGGAGATGTTCATGCATTTGTCAAATTACTCAGTCCACAGCTTCGTCATGGGGAAAATCGTGCCGAATCGTGGACGCCGGCGTCCTGGGCTCGTGCACTGTCCGTACGTACCGATTTCGCATTCCGGGGAACAGTAATGGTATCGTGAATGTGCTCGTACGCGCCGATCATGGCGCCTTTGGCAAGCGGCCTTTTTTCCGAGAATGCAAAATATCCTGAGATGACGGCCACGGATAAAAACAATACAGACATCCAGAACATGGTGTTCGTTCGCATGGAATTTTCATTTGCACGGTTGGGTGCACGGCCGGTAAGCGTCGCCCCAAGAACCAGCGCCATGAAAAGTCCGGCCATGACCGGCGCAAACCAGTTGATTCCGTGGACGGCCCCATACAGGGGAGTTACCCATTTTTCGGCCGCCCACGCGATCAGAAAAATTTCAAGGAATGCAGCGACCATGGCCGGCCAGCCTCGCACCCCTCCGGCACCGGCAATGAATATCCCGGTGAAAAGCAACCCTATGAAGAGTGCGGTAAGCATGTCCCATAGAACCATAGCGGGGCCTTCATGAAATGGTTTAATGATTATACCGTAAAACGAGCCAGGGATCGACAAGCCTTGGTTCGCTCAGCACATCGGGTGGAGCCGCCGCGAATTTTTCCCATTGGTAATTTGCCCCCTTGACGGTGATGCGGTTGTCAACTTTCCGGACACCGACGGTGAGGGAAGCGACGCGCGCCGCTTCTCCGTATTGCGCCCACGTATCCACTCGCCCAGAAATGATCGCGGCGCCGTTGTTCACGACAACCGTAATTCTTCCCGCAACCGGCGCCGTTTCGCCGTTTCCCGCGAGCCGCTCCTTTACATGCGCCGCGAGCGACTGATCGGAATAGATTGGTTCCGTGCCAGTCACGGCAATGGTGTTGACCACGTTCTGGACGCCGAGCACGCCGGCGGCGTCCAGATATGCCTGTGATTTTTCAAATGGTGTTTTTACGGAGCCGCGGATCGTTATCGTCCCGCCGTTTACTTCGGCGGTGATGTCGTCGCCGGTCAAGGCGTAATCGGAATGGATTGAAAAAAGGGCGTCTTCCAGAAGATCAAGGTCATTGCGCCATACGCCGTTTACCGTGATGCGGTTGGTGACCCAGGCAACTCCCACTACTTCCATTGCATCTTGCCGCGCAAGTATCGCTTGCCGCAGCGAGGGGAGCGTGCCTTGAAGCGTGACATGCCCGCCCTCTGCCTTGACCCGCACTTCCCAGGGCTCGCTGATGCGCA contains:
- a CDS encoding OmpA family protein, whose translation is MRLKRLALLPLFACLLIAVGTGGCQKKVTKVQQASPPVVEAPKPAPEAPVAPAPVDSTMFKEAALAGELQKQAKEALQDIYFDFDKSVIKSDGESRLTIIAKFMTDHPAMRILSAGNCDERGSEDYNLGLGQRRAQAAKDFLVNLGVSAGRIEVVSYGKDRLAVTGCTDESCHAKNRRDEFTVLQGLQPPLSER